The proteins below come from a single Halobacteriovorax sp. DA5 genomic window:
- a CDS encoding sigma-54 dependent transcriptional regulator gives MNDKKKILIVDDHEKVLDSYKEFLKDEKYLIEYFSSGGRAYQQFLSSPSEYVIAFIDYNLLPDDDLFSDGSELVRQLKKINEDLVVVIVSADTSEEAYKRWLEVDTDKVLYKPITKQKVVANIKSAFSKYIQENSLGQKVDNKDYAKLINMIGVSADFQRIAKSVLRYAEVDSDVLISGETGIGKELVAKAIHANSIRAKRGQFIAVNCSSFKGDSTLMESELFGHEKGSFTGAINQKAGVFEAAHGGTVFLDEIHHLGKDAQAKLLRALQEKKIKRVGSTKEFGVDFRLVCAGKPKLKELCRGNDPDFLPDLYFRISTLDLEISPLRERTEDIEPLLMHFKEMAENKFKIKKDFSSSTIRALKGHSWPGNVRELENLVERLYVEVEDRIIRKKHLPNDILESNSMSDAIINLDLETLEHLQREQVKRLILTALKNKGHNIKQAAIDLKVKRTTLNSRMKSLGIFDYGPDERNNLLKTLIDNFSSLRI, from the coding sequence ATGAATGACAAAAAGAAAATTCTTATAGTTGATGACCATGAAAAGGTTTTGGATTCCTACAAGGAATTTTTAAAAGACGAAAAATATCTTATTGAATATTTTTCTTCGGGTGGCAGGGCCTATCAACAATTCCTCTCTTCTCCAAGTGAATACGTAATCGCTTTTATAGACTACAACCTATTGCCGGATGACGACTTGTTTTCAGATGGAAGTGAGTTGGTCCGTCAGCTCAAGAAAATCAATGAGGACCTGGTCGTTGTGATAGTCTCCGCTGATACCTCGGAGGAAGCCTACAAGAGATGGCTTGAAGTTGATACCGACAAAGTCTTGTATAAGCCAATTACCAAGCAAAAGGTCGTTGCCAATATAAAGTCGGCCTTTTCAAAATATATTCAAGAAAATTCTCTTGGGCAGAAGGTAGACAATAAGGACTATGCAAAGCTCATCAACATGATCGGAGTTTCAGCAGACTTTCAGCGAATTGCTAAAAGTGTTCTGCGATACGCTGAAGTGGATTCCGATGTATTGATTTCAGGTGAAACAGGCATCGGTAAAGAACTTGTTGCCAAGGCCATCCACGCCAATTCCATAAGGGCCAAACGAGGACAGTTCATTGCGGTGAACTGTTCTTCTTTTAAAGGCGACTCGACATTGATGGAGTCGGAATTGTTTGGCCATGAAAAAGGCTCTTTTACCGGCGCTATTAATCAAAAAGCGGGCGTTTTTGAAGCGGCACATGGAGGAACGGTTTTCCTTGATGAAATTCACCATCTTGGAAAGGATGCTCAGGCCAAGCTTTTGCGCGCACTCCAAGAAAAGAAAATTAAGCGTGTTGGTAGTACCAAGGAATTTGGTGTCGATTTTCGTTTAGTTTGTGCAGGAAAGCCAAAACTGAAAGAACTGTGTCGCGGAAACGATCCCGATTTCCTTCCTGATCTTTACTTTCGCATTTCTACTTTGGACTTGGAAATCTCTCCACTCAGGGAAAGGACCGAGGATATTGAGCCGTTACTTATGCATTTTAAAGAAATGGCAGAGAATAAATTCAAAATAAAAAAGGATTTTTCGTCTTCGACTATAAGGGCCTTGAAAGGTCATAGCTGGCCTGGAAATGTGAGGGAGCTTGAAAACCTTGTCGAAAGACTTTATGTAGAAGTCGAAGACAGAATCATCAGAAAAAAACATTTACCAAATGATATTTTGGAGTCCAACTCCATGAGTGATGCCATTATAAATTTGGATTTGGAAACCTTGGAGCACTTACAGCGTGAACAGGTCAAGCGATTGATCCTCACGGCTTTGAAAAACAAGGGACATAATATCAAACAAGCGGCAATTGACTTGAAGGTTAAAAGAACCACTTTAAACTCACGAATGAAGTCGCTTGGTATATTTGATTATGGACCGGATGAAAGAAACAATTTACTGAAAACTTTAATAGATAATTTTTCGAGTCTAAGAATTTAA
- a CDS encoding ABC transporter substrate-binding protein — translation MFLKNKNLYLLLPAVLLIGGYIIISQILLKDKTDMKLRVAFPYDKPASHYEPTRIHLGPEYIFLENIYSPLVELSNANGQPIGGVAEKFQWDENTNEYFLHIRKGLKTIDGYEITAFDAEFSLKRLLVNSSNTHGNFKDIICPDSKLETIESPCDGIEVKDKYTLVLRPGEKKPFLTHILTAIDFAVIPKTSVDPKTLKIVDYRNTSGPYYVDSSSNDGKILLKVNPNHYHYSDELPQEVEFIPSGIGDHKSSIDLYKEGEVDHITTIDKLNPEKVIGLSKEVDDASLHTTMDIRTFAVFFTERGMKEFSQDERLAYGKKIKEALSSYFLSRPGYQDRKQFLPPFGDGQLSDEQKEAIEKKIKNTSFDVKGGNFRLALLRVGSIDNYQKLLEQSLPGIEVFESNKIPALTNYGSLEEMPHAFIGGPDITFNEDISLITYSVNAGVFGMTKTERQRWIAKYMSIIDKSVRLDMLQELHFKSLMEGVIFPLASSPYIALLRKPWKSNLPQIFANNPIWTITKN, via the coding sequence TTGTTTTTAAAGAACAAAAACCTCTATTTATTACTCCCGGCCGTATTATTAATTGGTGGATACATCATTATTTCACAAATACTTCTGAAGGATAAAACTGATATGAAATTAAGAGTCGCTTTCCCGTATGATAAACCCGCTTCGCACTATGAGCCTACCCGAATCCACTTGGGGCCGGAGTACATTTTTCTTGAAAATATTTATAGTCCATTGGTCGAGCTATCAAATGCCAATGGCCAGCCGATTGGTGGAGTTGCCGAAAAGTTTCAATGGGATGAAAATACCAATGAATATTTTCTTCATATCAGAAAAGGACTCAAAACCATAGATGGATATGAAATCACTGCCTTTGATGCCGAGTTTTCTCTCAAAAGACTGCTTGTCAACTCAAGTAATACGCATGGCAACTTCAAGGACATCATTTGTCCAGACTCGAAGCTTGAAACAATCGAGTCACCTTGTGACGGGATAGAGGTCAAGGACAAGTACACCCTCGTTTTAAGACCAGGAGAAAAGAAACCGTTTTTAACCCATATTTTGACGGCCATTGATTTTGCCGTCATTCCAAAAACGTCAGTTGATCCAAAAACTTTGAAAATTGTTGATTATAGAAATACGTCCGGTCCATATTATGTTGATTCATCGAGTAATGATGGAAAGATTCTTCTAAAAGTAAACCCCAACCACTATCACTATAGTGACGAACTTCCTCAAGAAGTTGAGTTCATCCCCAGTGGGATTGGAGACCACAAGTCCTCCATTGATTTATACAAAGAGGGAGAGGTTGATCACATAACCACCATCGACAAGCTGAATCCTGAAAAAGTCATTGGCCTTTCAAAAGAGGTCGATGACGCTTCTTTGCATACAACGATGGATATCAGAACATTTGCCGTGTTTTTTACAGAAAGGGGAATGAAAGAATTTTCCCAAGACGAGAGATTGGCCTACGGAAAGAAAATAAAAGAGGCCTTATCGTCATATTTTCTATCAAGACCGGGCTATCAAGACCGAAAACAGTTTTTGCCTCCTTTTGGAGATGGGCAACTCTCTGACGAACAAAAAGAGGCAATCGAAAAGAAGATTAAAAACACCAGCTTTGACGTTAAAGGAGGAAACTTTAGGCTCGCTCTTCTTCGCGTGGGCTCCATTGATAATTACCAAAAGCTCTTAGAACAATCTTTGCCAGGAATTGAAGTTTTTGAAAGTAATAAGATCCCTGCTCTCACAAATTATGGTTCTTTAGAGGAGATGCCCCATGCTTTCATTGGAGGCCCCGATATAACATTTAATGAGGACATTTCTCTCATCACTTACTCAGTCAATGCCGGGGTTTTTGGCATGACCAAAACGGAAAGACAAAGATGGATTGCCAAATATATGTCAATAATTGATAAGTCTGTACGACTGGATATGCTCCAAGAGTTGCATTTCAAATCACTAATGGAAGGAGTCATCTTTCCCTTGGCGTCTTCTCCATACATTGCTCTATTAAGAAAACCATGGAAGAGCAATCTTCCACAAATATTTGCGAATAATCCGATATGGACGATTACAAAGAACTGA
- a CDS encoding YcaO-like family protein yields the protein MDDYKELNKWILAHSKSLDLQVERLNWVKNWLPEYHDFRVTGSVSGHRLEGRGTDRNEEIAFYKSFSELIERMYCFALNINSNGVAAHVNKSKAIENAKLELLERDAVLCHHHAQTPFRKPEDFDLPCEFKEIRERLKNEGITLALATTKAAIADCHVAVCHASGGDRFGGLYGFGCNENINDSFESALLECLINVVAHLDGNLDLLPLSPNDLYEKKVPNGLDHKRVHFAHKLFELKADNYGPVTSLETEENIFEIKTLEAPIPIFDDLPLHVMRAISSHLQDIYYGRVEEHKINLARLNIFAGRELSLGMLAMVPHPIG from the coding sequence ATGGACGATTACAAAGAACTGAACAAATGGATACTGGCCCACTCAAAGTCTCTTGATCTTCAAGTTGAGAGACTTAATTGGGTAAAGAATTGGCTTCCTGAGTACCACGACTTTCGGGTCACTGGATCGGTGTCAGGTCATAGGCTTGAGGGGAGGGGCACCGATAGAAATGAAGAAATTGCCTTTTATAAATCTTTTTCTGAGTTAATTGAAAGGATGTATTGTTTTGCTCTTAATATAAACAGCAACGGGGTGGCGGCCCATGTTAATAAATCAAAGGCCATAGAAAATGCCAAACTGGAACTCCTCGAAAGGGATGCTGTGCTTTGTCACCATCACGCACAGACTCCTTTTAGAAAGCCGGAAGATTTCGACCTTCCCTGTGAATTTAAAGAGATTCGTGAGCGTTTAAAAAATGAGGGGATAACTCTAGCTTTGGCAACAACTAAAGCGGCAATCGCCGACTGCCATGTGGCCGTTTGCCATGCCAGTGGAGGTGATCGTTTTGGAGGTTTGTACGGATTTGGCTGCAATGAAAATATAAATGATTCTTTTGAAAGTGCCTTGCTTGAATGTTTGATTAATGTCGTGGCCCATTTGGATGGGAATCTCGATTTGTTGCCACTTTCTCCAAATGATCTATATGAAAAGAAAGTGCCAAATGGACTTGACCACAAGCGAGTTCATTTTGCTCACAAACTTTTTGAATTGAAAGCAGATAACTATGGTCCTGTAACATCATTAGAAACTGAAGAAAATATATTTGAGATTAAAACGTTAGAAGCTCCGATTCCAATCTTTGATGATCTTCCTCTTCATGTGATGAGGGCGATCTCGTCGCATCTGCAAGATATTTACTACGGAAGGGTTGAAGAACATAAGATCAACTTGGCGAGATTGAATATCTTTGCAGGACGGGAGTTATCATTGGGAATGTTGGCAATGGTGCCGCATCCAATCGGATAA
- a CDS encoding HAMP domain-containing sensor histidine kinase, translating to MKNQKKLTRHFISLSLIVCMGLFIITTIVGLYYVYSIKKENAFHVTKVVEGMLKSHQYREAIYSLSNAKLGSFEAIGYYDFEGNRVFVLPPSLGPDYFKEDRGVLSKLTTTNIAVDIFFDEHQKQRAGTITYTYAHASAIKAILVFCFIGIMFLLPVLYKYKTLIKKSFERDLLEEKNKGIKETVSQVWHDLNQPMQLLYALADNRNEIVQDEREKIKSACDDMRSILDDLKEKRDQTGHDKMTTVCLAATIKETVEKENLKLSQKNQHVSFKIQGDAFSAFSNINESMLKRLLGNIIDNASRASRDGGEMAVFLIQRGDRNLIQVQDFGCGIKPEHLALIGKRGISFREGGNGLGLSFAMERVDEWAGKITISSELGNGTIVSISLPRVKTPSWFHEKLNLKNVREFILTDDRPVIHTLVKESLEKNVPAIKKYFHHSSEEFENWFQENREKLIGPIFVFDYDLGENTKNGIDLIQEFDLESKSVLLTNYYDDLLVQTKALNANVRIFPKGLIEYLGKEKFSQC from the coding sequence ATGAAAAATCAGAAAAAACTAACACGCCACTTTATCTCACTTTCTCTCATTGTCTGCATGGGATTGTTCATTATTACGACTATTGTCGGTCTCTACTATGTTTATTCTATCAAAAAGGAGAATGCCTTTCATGTTACCAAAGTGGTTGAGGGAATGCTCAAGTCCCATCAATACCGAGAGGCGATCTATTCATTATCCAATGCCAAACTTGGAAGCTTCGAGGCCATTGGTTACTATGATTTTGAAGGGAACCGTGTTTTTGTTCTTCCACCAAGTCTCGGGCCAGATTATTTTAAGGAAGATCGAGGGGTACTTTCAAAACTGACAACGACTAATATTGCCGTGGATATTTTCTTTGATGAACACCAAAAACAGCGTGCTGGAACTATAACCTATACTTATGCCCATGCCAGTGCAATTAAAGCAATTTTGGTCTTTTGCTTTATCGGCATCATGTTTCTTCTTCCAGTTTTGTATAAATATAAAACTCTTATTAAGAAGAGTTTTGAAAGAGATTTACTTGAAGAGAAGAACAAGGGAATCAAGGAAACCGTTAGTCAGGTATGGCACGATCTCAACCAGCCGATGCAACTTTTATATGCTCTTGCTGATAATAGAAATGAGATAGTTCAAGATGAGCGCGAAAAAATTAAAAGTGCATGTGATGATATGAGGTCCATCCTCGATGACCTAAAAGAAAAGCGAGACCAGACCGGGCACGATAAAATGACGACTGTTTGCCTGGCCGCAACGATTAAAGAAACTGTTGAAAAAGAAAATCTTAAACTTTCTCAAAAAAATCAGCATGTATCGTTTAAGATTCAGGGTGATGCTTTTTCCGCTTTTTCAAATATTAATGAAAGTATGCTTAAGCGTTTGTTGGGGAATATTATTGATAACGCTTCAAGGGCCAGCCGAGATGGCGGTGAAATGGCAGTTTTCCTGATCCAAAGAGGTGATAGAAATTTAATCCAAGTTCAGGATTTTGGATGCGGTATCAAGCCAGAACATTTGGCGCTGATTGGCAAACGGGGAATATCCTTTCGCGAAGGGGGAAATGGACTAGGGCTGAGTTTTGCCATGGAAAGAGTGGATGAATGGGCTGGGAAAATTACCATATCTTCCGAGCTTGGCAACGGAACGATAGTGTCCATATCACTTCCAAGAGTAAAAACTCCAAGTTGGTTTCACGAAAAGTTGAATCTTAAAAATGTTAGAGAATTTATTTTAACGGATGACCGTCCGGTCATTCACACGCTTGTCAAAGAGTCACTGGAGAAAAACGTCCCCGCCATAAAAAAATACTTTCACCATTCTTCTGAGGAATTTGAAAACTGGTTTCAAGAAAATCGAGAAAAGCTTATAGGGCCCATCTTTGTATTTGATTATGACTTGGGTGAAAACACAAAAAATGGCATCGACCTGATTCAAGAATTTGACCTTGAATCAAAATCTGTTTTATTGACCAATTATTACGATGATCTATTGGTACAAACCAAGGCCCTAAACGCCAATGTTAGAATATTTCCGAAGGGACTGATTGAATATTTGGGAAAGGAAAAGTTTAGTCAATGTTAA
- a CDS encoding methyltransferase domain-containing protein, which translates to METSETSNFVAHLDDEEQILETFRHIFEESGFKVDSFTDPSDAFNAIQSSPEKYSLIVSDFNMAPMNGIEFFKRLKAHNYFNIKHRAILSGEVGTRYFTQKCQQNFDITSDEIVLFSKINIKEIISFLKKISYQYPLGNEGKKEFYRLEKQALMKGFRPEEEFFLEDCLFKEGQSVLDAGCGSGIICRMLALINAKKNVHFHGIEVSKETAFLAQKRIEGIEVFSNIILTQANLENVPYPDESFDAIICRYVYEHMANPQKVTDEFFRILRLGGKLMVIDSNGLLINIRSTHYPQLGELQDKLAAKGIPNFDFFINDNLPSYLEKAGFNVGPDSMSFREIPIIFNDDESKQIEKNRLKEVFENAKSILAPVFGGENELDNYVNLVNMVLDDSRTEFKYDKRFWKIIKP; encoded by the coding sequence ATGGAAACATCTGAAACTAGCAACTTTGTTGCTCATCTTGATGACGAAGAGCAAATCCTCGAAACCTTCAGGCATATTTTTGAGGAATCAGGATTTAAAGTGGATTCGTTTACCGATCCGTCCGACGCCTTTAATGCCATTCAATCATCACCTGAAAAGTATTCTCTCATCGTGAGTGACTTCAATATGGCACCTATGAATGGAATTGAGTTTTTCAAGAGACTTAAGGCCCATAATTATTTTAATATTAAACATCGTGCAATCCTGTCGGGGGAAGTGGGGACTCGTTATTTCACACAAAAGTGTCAGCAAAACTTTGACATCACATCGGATGAGATTGTCCTTTTTAGTAAAATCAACATCAAGGAGATTATCTCTTTTTTGAAGAAAATTTCTTATCAGTATCCTCTTGGAAATGAAGGGAAGAAAGAGTTTTACCGATTGGAAAAACAGGCCCTCATGAAAGGCTTTCGACCGGAGGAAGAATTTTTTTTGGAAGATTGTCTTTTTAAAGAAGGGCAAAGTGTGCTAGATGCCGGTTGTGGTTCGGGAATTATTTGTAGAATGTTGGCCCTTATTAACGCAAAAAAAAATGTTCACTTTCATGGAATTGAAGTTTCAAAAGAGACTGCGTTTCTTGCCCAAAAAAGAATAGAAGGGATAGAGGTCTTTTCCAATATCATTTTGACCCAAGCGAATCTTGAAAATGTCCCTTATCCAGATGAGTCTTTTGATGCCATAATCTGCCGTTATGTGTATGAACACATGGCCAATCCCCAAAAAGTGACAGATGAGTTTTTTAGAATCTTAAGGCTTGGTGGGAAATTGATGGTTATCGATTCCAATGGACTGCTTATCAATATTCGGTCCACGCATTATCCGCAACTAGGCGAACTTCAGGATAAGTTGGCAGCGAAAGGAATTCCCAACTTTGATTTTTTCATTAACGATAACCTGCCATCTTATCTGGAAAAGGCCGGATTTAATGTGGGCCCTGACTCAATGAGTTTTCGAGAAATTCCCATTATATTCAATGACGACGAATCAAAGCAGATCGAGAAAAATCGGCTTAAAGAAGTTTTTGAAAATGCCAAAAGTATTCTTGCTCCAGTGTTTGGCGGAGAGAATGAGCTTGATAATTATGTTAATCTCGTCAATATGGTGTTGGATGACTCAAGGACCGAGTTTAAATACGACAAGCGGTTTTGGAAGATCATAAAACCTTAG